Proteins encoded within one genomic window of Brassica rapa cultivar Chiifu-401-42 chromosome A09, CAAS_Brap_v3.01, whole genome shotgun sequence:
- the LOC103842478 gene encoding uncharacterized protein LOC103842478, translating to MSSIGANYAQLQVMQKKQKDKMMKKRLEKEKDGGSIDGGEGDRVSSAATGKSGNRIFPVKSSQSTTYEEEVERHQ from the coding sequence ATGTCGTCTATTGGAGCAAACTACGCACAACTACAAGTTATGCAGAAGAAGCAGAAGGacaagatgatgaagaagagactCGAGAAGGAGAAAGATGGCGGCAGCATAGACGGTGGAGAGGGAGACAGAGTTTCTTCCGCTGCCACTGGAAAGAGTGGTAATAGAATATTTCCGGTCAAGTCTTCTCAATCGACGACTTACGAGGAAGAAGTAGAAAGACACCAGTAA
- the LOC103842479 gene encoding uncharacterized protein LOC103842479 yields MADELELSPLVPPSPMVDPSEIDLEAGHGVQIQCRICLESDGRDFIAPCKCKGTSKYVHRDCLDHWRAIKEGFAFAHCTTCKAPYYLRVHGAGDRKWRTLKFRFFVTRDILSIFLAVQLVIAALAYMVYFIDSYQQSWLRHIWGFDSQVTFYYMCGALLFFALLGLSGCFITCYDRRVRNDLAQPCRELCLCCCQPGICTDCHLPGTICMWADCTACTEGCASAVSECSGCLGGAGEAGLPLLFITALVVLGLFTVIGIFYSVLVATMVGQRIWQRHYHILAKRMLTKEYVVEDVDGEMMGSEWSPPALPSEHIQQLKTLGLL; encoded by the exons ATGGCGGACGAACTGGAATTGTCGCCGTTGGTTCCGCCGTCGCCGATGGTGGATCCTTCCGAGATCGATCTCGAAGCGGGTCACGGCGTACAGATTCAGTGCCGAATCTGCCTTGAATCTGACG GTAGGGATTTCATTGCACCTTGTAAATGCAAAGGAACTTCAAAGTATGTTCATCGTGATTGCTTGGACCATTGGAGAGCTATAAAG GAAGGCTTTGCGTTTGCACACTGCACGACTTGCAAGGCTCCGTATTATCTGAGAGTTCATGGTGCTGGTGATAGGAAATGGAGGACCTTGAAGTTTCGCTTCTTTGTTACTCGTGACATCTTATCCATCTTTCTTGCTGTTCAGCTT GTGATTGCTGCGTTGGCATACATGGTCTATTTCATAGATAGTTACCAGCAATCATGGCTTCGTCATATTTGGGGTTTTGACAGCCAAGTCACGTTTTATTACATGTGTG GAGCTTTACTATTCTTTGCTCTGCTGGGTCTATCTGGATGCTTCATAACTTGCTACGACCGCAGAGTTCGCAATGACTTAGCTCAGCCTTGCCGTGAACTGTGTCTCTGTTGCTGTCAGCCTGG GATATGCACAGACTGCCATCTACCGGGAACTATTTGTATGTGGGCAGATTGCACCGCATGTACTGAAGGTTGTGCAAGTGCAGTTAGTGAATGTAGTGGTTGCCTTGGAGGTGCAGGGGAAGCCGGATTGCCATTGCTCTTCATAACGGCATTAGTAGTTCTCGGTTTGTTTACGGTTATAGGTATATTCTACAGCGTACTGGTTGCAACTATGGTTGGACAACGTATTTGGCAGCGCCATTACCACATTCTCGCTAAAAGAATGCTAACGAag GAGTATGTGGTTGAGGATGTAGATGGGGAAATGATGGGATCTGAGTGGTCTCCACCCGCTTTACCGTCTGAGCATATCCAGCAGCTGAAGACGCTTGGCCTTCTTTGA
- the LOC103842480 gene encoding UBP1-associated proteins 1A: MAKTLDKSKKRKFVKSDKTNKKQKTNQPESSTTPYSTSSSSSDSSDSESEQEFDPEELRDLLQPYSKDQLVDLLCSSPQIGSSIYSSVLEAADRDVTHRKIFVYGLPWETTRETLSGVFEGFGEIEECTVVIDKNTGKAKGFGFVTFTSRRGAREALKEPKKRILSRTATCQLAAMGPAGSGKGQEQTGPVKISLGQAQQQQQVFNGGGMAAASPFMIGNQFHPVYGGGMMANPALAVAAGGGGYMYPMLASALGQMGGIGDPGALGAYFRGGQSLPSAYSDSDTGRKGSGKDSEAAGGSFQGYANY, encoded by the coding sequence ATGGCGAAAACCCTAGACAAATCCAAGAAGCGCAAATTCGTCAAATCCGATAAAACCAACAAGAAGCAGAAGACCAACCAACCCGAATCCTCAACCACGCCGTACTCCACTTCCAGCTCAAGCTCCGACTCCAGCGACTCCGAATCGGAGCAAGAATTCGACCCGGAAGAGCTCCGGGACCTTCTCCAGCCCTACTCCAAGGACCAGCTCGTCGACCTACTCTGCTCCTCTCCCCAGATCGGATCCTCCATCTACTCCTCCGTCCTCGAAGCCGCCGACCGCGACGTCACCCACCGGAAAATCTTCGTCTACGGCCTTCCCTGGGAGACCACCCGCGAGACTCTCTCCGGAGTCTTCGAAGGCTTCGGAGAGATCGAGGAGTGCACCGTCGTCATAGACAAGAACACTGGCAAAGCCAAAGGCTTCGGGTTCGTCACGTTCACGTCGAGGAGAGGAGCCAGAGAGGCGCTCAAGGAGCCCAAGAAGAGGATTCTCAGTAGAACCGCGACGTGCCAGCTGGCTGCGATGGGCCCTGCTGGGTCGGGGAAGGGGCAGGAACAGACTGGTCCTGTGAAGATTAGTTTGGGACAGgctcagcagcagcagcaggtgTTTAACGGTGGTGGAATGGCTGCTGCGTCGCCGTTTATGATTGGGAACCAGTTCCATCCGGTTTATGGAGGTGGGATGATGGCGAATCCAGCTTTAGCGGTGGCTGCTGGTGGAGGAGGGTACATGTATCCGATGTTGGCTAGTGCGTTGGGTCAGATGGGTGGGATTGGTGATCCGGGAGCACTCGGGGCTTACTTTAGAGGAGGTCAGAGTCTTCCTAGTGCTTATTCGGATTCGGATACTGGGAGAAAAGGGAGTGGTAAAGATTCAGAAGCTGCTGGTGGTTCGTTTCAGGGGTACGCGAACTATTAA
- the LOC103842481 gene encoding phosphopantothenoylcysteine decarboxylase subunit VHS3: protein MEWEEQGLWSSLVLDSASMLKLTASTLTATVLSSFVELLAQVAALEGDVKENGDEVVDAEEGNGNNEDGDSGDDDGGEDEEEGGDAEEVEETKKGSASGPGENGEAGDGDDDDDEPEGGDDNDDDDDDDENENNDDDDDEEEEDDDGGEEEEEEEVEEEEEEDEEEEALQPPKKRKK from the exons ATGGAGTGGGAGGAACAAGGATTGTGGTCGTCCTTGGTGCTTGATAGCGCTTCGATGCTAAAGCTCACCGCTTCGACTCTAACGGCTACTGTGCTTTCCTCTTTCGTAGAGCTCCTCGCTCAG GTCGCTGCCTTGGAGGGTGATGTTAAAGAGAACGGAGACGAGGTTGTTGATGCAGAGGAAGGCAATGGAAACAATGAAGACGGTGATAgtggtgatgatgatggaggggaagacgaagaagaaggcgGTGATGCAGAAGAAGTAGAGGAGACCAAGAAAGGATCAGCAAGTGGTCCTGGTGAGAATGGTGAAGCTggagatggtgatgatgatgacgatgaacCTGAAGGGGGTGACGAcaatgacgatgatgatgatgacgacgaaAATGAGaacaatgatgatgatgatgatgaggaagaggAGGATGACGAtggtggtgaagaagaagaggaagaggaggtggaggaagaagaggaagaagatgaggagGAAGAGGCGCTACAGCCaccaaagaagaggaagaagtaa
- the LOC103842482 gene encoding pentatricopeptide repeat-containing protein At2g22070, translating to MMDAHVPPSSHTLLELCTNLLQTPLKSNNARFTAQLVHCRVIKSGLFFSVYLINNLINVYSKTGNALHARKLFDEMPLRTAFSWNTVLSAYAKRGDMSSAREFFDQMPNKDSVSWTTMIVGFKKIGLYRKAVRTMGEMMMKEEGGVAPTQYTLTNVLASVAATGCVETGRKVHTFVLKLGLSSNVSVSNSLLSMYTKCGDSMTARVVFDRMVVRDVSSLNAVIALYMQVGEIDLATAQFERMAEKDIVTWNSMIAGYNQRGYDLRALDTFSKMLRESSSLLSPDRFTLSSVLSACANLEKLSVGKQIHSHIVATGFDISGIVLNAMISMYSRCGGVDTARRLVEQRGHADLKIEGLTALLDGYIKLGDMNQAKVIFDSLKDRDVVAWTAMIVGYEQHGLYGEAISLFRSMVGEEGGQRPNGYTLAAMLSVASSLASLSHGEQIHGSAVKSGEVYSVSVSNALITMYAKAGSIASARRAFELIRCERDTVSWTSMIIALGQHGHAEEALELFETMLTERLRPDHITYVGVFSACTHAGLVDEGRRYFDMMKSVNKIEPTLSHYACMVDLFGRAGLLQEAYEFIEKMPVEADVVTWGSLLSACRVHKNVDLGKVAAERLLRIEPENSGAYSALANLYSACGKWDESAKIRKSMKDGRVKKEQGFSWIEVKRKVHVFGVEDGVHPQKKEIYVTMKKIWDEIKKMGYVPDTASVLHDLEEEVKEQILRHHSEKLAIAFGLISTPDKATLRIMKNLRVCNDCHTAIKFISKLVGREIIVRDATRFHHFKNGLCSCRDYW from the coding sequence ATGATGGATGCTCATGTTCCACCTTCGTCACATACTCTATTAGAACTCTGCACCAATCTCCTTCAAACTCCTCTCAAGTCCAATAATGCCCGTTTCACAGCTCAACTGGTCCATTGCCGCGTCATCAAATCAGGCCTCTTCTTCAGCGTCTACCTCATCAACAATCTAATCAACGTCTACTCAAAAACCGGCAACGCTCTCCACGCACGCAAactgttcgacgaaatgcctcTGAGAACCGCTTTCTCATGGAACACGGTTCTCTCCGCCTACGCCAAACGAGGAGACATGAGCTCCGCACGAGAGTTCTTCGATCAAATGCCGAATAAGGATTCTGTCTCGTGGACCACGATGATCGTAGGGTTCAAGAAGATAGGCCTGTACCGAAAGGCTGTAAGAACTATGGgtgagatgatgatgaaggaGGAAGGTGGGGTTGCGCCGACGCAGTACACGCTCACGAACGTTCTTGCGTCGGTTGCTGCCACCGGGTGTGTGGAAACAGGTAGAAAGGTTCACACTTTCGTCCTCAAGCTTGGACTTTCGAGTAACGTCTCGGTTTCGAACTCGCTGCTTAGCATGTATACGAAATGCGGTGATTCAATGACGGCTAGAGTTGTTTTCGATCGAATGGTGGTTAGAGATGTATCAAGCTTGAACGCTGTGATTGCTTTGTACATGCAGGTTGGTGAGATTGATCTTGCCACGGCTCAGTTTGAGCGAATGGCTGAGAAGGATATCGTCACTTGGAACTCTATGATCGCTGGTTACAATCAGCGCGGGTACGACCTCAGAGCTTTAGATACGTTTTCAAAGATGCTTAGAGAGTCCTCCTCTCTGTTGTCGCCGGATAGGTTCACTCTCTCTAGTGTGTTATCCGCTTGTGCAAATCTTGAGAAGCTTAGTGTTGGTAAGCAGATTCATTCTCATATCGTTGCAACAGGGTTTGATATCTCTGGGATTGTGTTGAACGCTATGATCTCTATGTACTCGAGGTGTGGAGGGGTTGACACTGCGAGGAGGCTCGTTGAACAGAGAGGCCACGCTGATCTCAAGATCGAAGGCCTTACAGCTTTGCTCGATGGGTACATCAAGCTTGGAGATATGAACCAAGCTAAGGTTATATTCGACTCGTTGAAAGACCGCGACGTAGTTGCGTGGACCGCTATGATCGTTGGATACGAGCAGCACGGTTTGTACGGCGAAGCGATAAGCCTTTTCAGATCAATGGTTGGAGAAGAAGGAGGGCAGAGACCAAACGGTTACACGCTCGCGGCGATGCTAAGCGTAGCGTCGAGCTTAGCATCTTTGAGTCACGGCGAGCAGATCCACGGGAGCGCTGTGAAGTCAGGGGAAGTGTATTCGGTTTCAGTCAGCAACGCGTTGATAACGATGTACGCTAAGGCAGGCAGCATTGCGTCCGCGAGGCGGGCGTTTGAGTTGATACGCTGCGAGAGGGATACAGTGTCGTGGACGTCGATGATAATCGCGCTGGGACAGCACGGCCACGCGGAGGAAGCTCTCGAGCTCTTTGAGACTATGCTGACGGAGAGACTAAGGCCTGATCACATAACGTATGTTGGTGTTTTCTCCGCTTGCACTCACGCTGGTTTGGTGGACGAAGGGCGTCGGTACTTTGACATGATGAAGAGCGTGAATAAGATTGAGCCTACGCTTAGCCACTACGCGTGTATGGTGGACCTGTTCGGACGCGCTGGTTTGCTGCAGGAAGCGTACGAGTTCATCGAGAAGATGCCCGTTGAGGCGGATGTAGTGACGTGGGGGTCACTGCTCTCTGCTTGCAGGGTTCACAAGAACGTCGATCTTGGGAAAGTTGCAGCAGAGAGGCTGCTTCGAATCGAGCCAGAGAACAGCGGAGCGTACTCAGCCTTGGCTAACTTATACTCAGCTTGCGGGAAATGGGACGAATCCGCGAAGATAAGGAAGTCGATGAAAGATGGGAGAGTGAAGAAGGAGCAAGGTTTTAGCTGGATCGAAGTGAAGCGTAAAGTCCACGTCTTTGGAGTGGAAGACGGGGTTCATCCGCAGAAGAAGGAGATCTACGTGACCATGAAGAAGATATGGGACGAGATCAAGAAAATGGGTTATGTTCCCGACACTGCTTCTGTGCTGCACGACCTCGAAGAAGAGGTTAAGGAGCAGATTCTAAGGCACCATAGCGAGAAGCTAGCGATAGCGTTTGGGCTGATTAGCACACCGGATAAAGCCACGTTAAGGATCATGAAGAATCTGAGAGTGTGTAATGATTGTCATACGGCTATAAAGTTTATCTCCAAGCTTGTGGGAAGGGAGATAATAGTGAGAGACGCCACAAGGTTTCACCATTTCAAAAATGGGCTGTGTTCTTGCCGGGATTACTGGTGA
- the LOC103842483 gene encoding F-box/kelch-repeat protein At2g44630, giving the protein MPPPSPSFSSLPVEIVLEILARVPKRFHPILSCVSKTFRSLLHSPEIHKTRSLLRRDSLFICFVEKTDQQWFTLRRAENNNPTEEKNHFVSIDLAFPCETEKEPSVVAIGAEIFFICGSFYPSSAMWVLDSRTGTFRRGPSSRAARLCKSVGVVGSKVYVIGSYRDDEIHVEAFDTKTNTWELAPVPEDQDWWSSDATVSLNRKVCALHFSSDANCYDTRDGSCESLDLPKGERLWRSRTGGYVMNNVLYVYYARFGLMWYDSEMRLWRVVNGLSHLNKVRSVAMAEYYGKLAFLWEDGVSGETKEVWCRMIALERSERGVRGIAEASQLLGSVPRGYILQHCLYVSD; this is encoded by the coding sequence ATGCCGCCGCCGTCGCCCTCGTTTTCTTCACTTCCCGTCGAAATCGTCTTGGAAATCTTAGCTCGCGTCCCGAAACGCTTTCACCCGATCCTCTCTTGCGTCTCCAAGACCTTCCGCAGTCTTCTTCATTCGCCGGAGATACACAAGACTCGCTCTCTCCTCCGCAGAGACTCGCTCTTCATCTGCTTCGTCGAAAAAACAGATCAACAATGGTTCACTCTCCGCAGAGCCGAGAATAACAACCCGACAGAAGAGAAGAACCACTTCGTCTCCATCGACCTCGCGTTCCCTTGTGAGACCGAGAAAGAGCCCTCCGTCGTCGCCATAGGGGCGGAGATCTTCTTTATCTGCGGATCGTTCTATCCTTCGTCGGCCATGTGGGTTCTTGATTCAAGAACCGGGACGTTTCGCCGAGGACCTAGCTCGAGAGCTGCTAGGTTATGCAAAAGCGTCGGGGTGGTCGGGAGCAAGGTGTACGTGATCGGGAGCTATAGAGACGACGAGATACACGTGGAGGCTTTTGACACGAAGACGAACACGTGGGAGCTAGCGCCGGTTCCTGAGGATCAAGATTGGTGGAGTTCGGATGCGACCGTGTCGTTAAACAGGAAAGTCTGTGCGTTACATTTCTCTAGCGATGCTAATTGCTACGATACTAGAGACGGGTCTTGTGAGAGTTTAGATTTGCCTAAGGGTGAACGGTTGTGGAGAAGTAGAACGGGTGGTTATGTGATGAACAATGTGCTCTACGTTTATTACGCTAGGTTCGGGTTGATGTGGTATGACTCTGAGATGAGGCTATGGAGAGTGGTTAATGGTTTGAGTCATCTCAACAAGGTCCGGTCTGTTGCAATGGCGGAGTATTATGGAAAGTTGGCGTTCTTGTGGGAAGATGGTGTGAGTGGTGAAACTAAGGAGGTTTGGTGTAGAATGATTGCTTTGGAGAGGAGTGAAAGAGGGGTTCGTGGGATAGCTGAAGCGTCTCAACTTCTGGGGAGCGTCCCTCGTGGCTATATACTGCAGCATTGTCTCTATGTTTCAGATTAG
- the LOC103842759 gene encoding F-box/kelch-repeat protein At2g44700-like, with product MSSPPSFSSLPIDIVVEILARVPKRSHPILSCVSKNFSRLVRSPEIYKIRSLLRKDSLFICFVGKTGAQWFTLRRAENNNPTTEEKNRFVSIDLAFPSQTEQEPCVVAIGPEIFFICGSFNPSSTMWILDSRTGTFRQGLSSRAERLCRSVGVVGSKVYVIGIYRDADEMHVESFDTKTQTWELAPVPEDQGWWWSWAPTVSLNRKVCALRVSGNARCYDPRDGSCESLGLPSKDKWLCRTGACVMNNVLYVYYARFGLMWYDYEMRLWRVVSGLSHLKKVRSVAMAEYYGKLAFLWEDVEVGVSGKTKEVWCRMIALERSERGVHGIAEASQLLGSVLRGYILHHCLSVSD from the coding sequence ATGTCGTCGCCGCCGTCGTTTTCCTCACTTCCCATCGACATCGTCGTGGAAATCTTAGCTCGCGTCCCGAAACGCTCTCACCCGATCCTCTCTTGCGTCTCCAAGAACTTCAGCCGTCTTGTTCGTTCGCCGGAGATATACAAGATTCGCTCTCTCCTCCGCAAAGACTCACTCTTCATCTGCTTCGTCGGCAAAACGGGTGCGCAATGGTTCACTCTCCGAAGAGCTGAGAACAACAACCCGACGACAGAAGAGAAGAACCGCTTCGTCTCCATCGACCTCGCGTTTCCTTCTCAGACCGAGCAAGAACCCTGCGTCGTCGCCATAGGCCCGGAAATATTCTTTATCTGTGGATCATTCAATCCTTCGTCAACCATGTGGATTCTTGATTCAAGAACCGGGACGTTTCGCCAAGGACTTAGCTCGAGAGCTGAAAGGCTATGCAGAAGCGTGGGTGTAGTCGGAAGCAAGGTGTACGTGATCGGGATCTATAGAGACGCCGACGAGATGCACGTGGAGTCATTTGACACGAAGACGCAGACGTGGGAGCTAGCGCCGGTTCCTGAGGATCAAGGCTGGTGGTGGAGCTGGGCCCCAACTGTGTCGTTGAACAGGAAAGTTTGTGCGTTACGTGTTTCTGGCAATGCTAGGTGCTACGATCCTAGAGACGGGTCTTGTGAGAGTTTAGGTTTGCCTAGTAAGGATAAATGGTTGTGCAGAACGGGTGCTTGTGTGATGAACAATGTGCTCTACGTTTATTACGCTAGGTTCGGGCTCATGTGGTATGACTATGAGATGAGGCTGTGGAGAGTGGTTAGTGGTTTGAGTCATCTCAAAAAGGTTCGGTCTGTTGCGATGGCGGAGTATTACGGAAAGTTGGCGTTCTTGTGGGAAGATGTTGAGGTTGGTGTGAGTGGTAAAACTAAGGAGGTTTGGTGTAGAATGATTGCTTTGGAGAGGAGTGAAAGAGGGGTTCATGGGATTGCTGAAGCGTCTCAACTTCTGGGGAGTGTCCTTCGTGGCTATATACTGCATCATTGTCTCTCTGTTTCAGATTAA
- the LOC103842762 gene encoding target of rapamycin complex subunit LST8-1-like has product MSQPSVIIATASYDYTIRFWEAQSASCYRAINCPAVPQRELDEGRNPQHVNKLEISPDKRYLAAACNPYIRLFDINSHHGHVRTFVGHTSNVMAVGFHADGNSMYSGSEDGTVRIWDLRAPNRPEVYERNCLKAYHLDGSVTPINTVVLHPNQIELISGDQDGIIRVWDTRMNSCTIELVPEPDTAIRSLSVMRDGTMLAAANDGGTCFIWNILRESQVTTEFEPIHKLQAHDRQILKCVLSPDNKYLATASSDKTVKIWNVDSFTLDKVLTGHQRWVWDCAFSVDAKFILTASSDMTARLWSMEEGNELRVYRGHNKAIVCCALNDV; this is encoded by the exons ATGAGTCAGCCTTCCGTGATTATCGCAACTGCTAGCTACGATTATACAATCCGATTCTGGGAAGCCCAATCCGCTAGCTGTTACCGTGCCATCAACTGTCCTGCtgtg CCTCAAAGAGAGCTCGATGAAGGCCGTAACCCTCAGCATGTGAACAAGCTCGAGATAAGCCCAGATAAGCGTTACCTAGCAGCAGCTTGCAACCCTTATATACGGCTCTTTGATATCAATTCCCATCATGGACAT GTGAGGACTTTTGTTGGACACACCAGCAATGTTATGGCCGTTGGGTTTCATGCTGATGGCAATTCGATGTACTCAGGATCAGAGGATGGCACAGTTAGGATCTGGGACTTGAG GGCTCCTAATCGACCAGAGGTGTACGAACGGAATTGCCTAAAGGCATATCACTTGGATGGAAGTGTTACCCCAATTAACACAGTTGTTTTACATCCAAATCAG ATTGAACTGATATCTGGAGACCAAGATGGAATTATACGTGTATGGGATACCAGAATGAATTCATGTACCATTGAACTG gtACCAGAACCTGATACAGCTATACGGTCTTTATCGGTTATGAGGGATGGGACAATGTTGGCTGCTGCTAACGACGGTGGCACATGTTTTATATGGAACATCTTGCGTGAAAGTCAG GTGACAACCGAGTTTGAGCCCATTCATAAGCTTCAAGCTCATGATAGACAGATCCTTAAATGTGTCCTATCTCCTGACAACAA ATATCTAGCGACTGCATCCTCTGATAAAACTGTCAAAATCTGGAACGTCGACAGTTTCACGCTAGATAAAGTGTTAACAG GACATCAGAGATGGGTCTGGGACTGCGCCTTCTCAGTGgatgcaaaatttattttaacag CATCATCGGACATGACGGCTAGATTGTGGTCGATGGAAGAGGGAAACGAACTGAGAGTGTACCGAGGTCATAACAAAGCAATTGTGTGTTGTGCACTCAATGATGTCTAG